A stretch of DNA from Arachis hypogaea cultivar Tifrunner chromosome 19, arahy.Tifrunner.gnm2.J5K5, whole genome shotgun sequence:
AAAGCGCCAAAAAAAGCGCCAAACTATTGGGCTGAAAAACCGCCCATAGAAAACATTTCTCATTTGGAGCACGCGGCATGCTGTAGAAGAATCGTGTCAAATTGTTCTGATATTTTTGGCGTTGTCACATTTATacaaaggaagaaggaagaacgcTATACTTACTTTACTTCTTCAAAAGAAAGTCAAATCCATTGAATATTCTGAGATCAAGAACCGCAAAGAGATAAGAGAAAATGGACGCCATTGATTCAGTCTTCGATCCCCTCAGAGAGTTCGCCAAGGACAGCGTCAGGCTCGTAAAACGTTGCCACAAGCCAGATCGCAAAGGTCTCTTTCTTAACCTAATATCCTTCTTTCATTTCTCaagaaaataattgaattaacatTTCCCGTCGTCTAGATCTTGGTTTGAATATTGAATAATCTGATCGTATTTTTTTGGTTCCAGAATTCTCAAAGGTTGCTGTTCGTACTGCCATCGGGTTCGTCGTGATGGGATTCGTTGGCTTCTTCGTTAAGCTCATCTTTATTCCAATTAACAACATCATCGTTGGATCTGGTTAGGTgtgtatttttcttcttttgtattttttcatctttttaaaatatcaattacttTGGTAGGTCTCTCAGTTTCTATGCAAAAATCGGATAGTCTGATTTGGATTCTCTtgttaaattaagtaaaatttcacAATCATTTGCCGTTTATCGTTTTATATTTTCAAGAATCTCATAGCACATCGAAGGATTTAGAAACGCATAATGAGTAAAATAATTTGTAGATCTACCAGGTCAACTTTCGTCTATTTAGATATTGTATTAGATTCCAATATTTATGCCTATGCCAGATAACTTTTTGGTTATCGGTTGGTATGTTAACTTTCTTTAAAGCCCAATATTCATGTCTATAAGCATGCAGCAGAATGTATTCAATATGCCCGTACGTTAATGAGTTCATGGATGGGATTGGTTATAGAGTGAAATTTGGTTGGATTTATCTCTCTGCAGCTAAACGAATTTGACAATAATGTTACGGGTTTATATAGTAGGTTAATGGAAAAATCTGCAGTGAGAAATTGAGAATGTTGAGTTTTCACTTTTCAATGTATTGATTACATGCAAAGTTTAAGTATTATTGATAATTTATCGAGTGTTAAATGTCAATTTGTAATCACATGTTCACACAATACCGATTAAACATGTTTAAGAGACTGTTTGCGCCTATGTAATGAGTAATGCGATGAGTGTTTCTAATAGCAACTTTGAACATTCTTTTAATGTTCCGTTACATGTTTTCAGGCTTCTAAATAGCTCTCTTGGTTATCTTCGCAGGATGATGGGAACGAGAGTCACTTTAAGGAATTCAAGTTATGGGGTGACCGGAAGCATAAAGCGTTCTCAACTTCTCACTCTTAGTTCTGCTATGTTTCgtctattttgttttgtttttttttttccttcagtCATCTCTGGGAGCATTACAGTGAGATTTAGAATGTAAAATTTTTAGACCTCGACACATTGCTTTGATTTAGGATTAAGGACGCAAAAAATTGAGGAATTGCAGTTTTGCTTTTAGACTTTGTTAACCTTGAATTTGGGGAAGGGGTCTGGGATTTGGGGTCCCTGCATCTACATTCATATATCAAGAAAGTTATGTTTTGTGTCCTCAGTTGATTCATTTTTTCATCATTAGATTCAGTATAAGACCCAGTTAACGGGGAACGGCAGTAAGTTGATTTGGTGTTGGAGGAAAGATGAATAGAAAACGCATCTCTATCAACATTGCAGCGGTTGATACGCGCTGCTTTGTTTATGCAATGAGCAAATCtctgttattacttattagtcaTCGGATACGGGTGAACGAGACGAATTacgaatatcaagactcaagaggTTGGCCTTGCATTTGAGTTTCGTCTGCGATTGAAGCTTAGCATCAAGTTTCGGGTAGCAGCGTGCGATTcggggtgttcaaatccaaattaaaccgctcatccaATCTAATTTAAATCGAAAACTGATTAAAACCGTACTAATTCAGAACCGCTAGATCGGATTGgattttggatttaatttttataaccaatccaattcaaaccgcacaatgtgctataatattattattttattattatatttataattatatttataacatgttcaattttttatatatttttatattattcatatattattatttaataaatattttatgttcaaaatgttatttatttattttaactaatatataattttatttttattgttatgttattgtttggctttttaaaatattgttgagacttgttatgtcattgttgattatttaaaatttgatgttgaaacttgttatatgtatttaatttttttaatttataaaatcgcAAATCCAATTCAATCCAAATCGCTTGAAATTAgatcggatcggatttttttaaaaaagcatccaatccaaaccgcaccacAAGTAAAATtaccaatccaaaccgcaccacAAGTAAAATTAATGTTCGGATCGGACGAATTTTTGactcaaaaccgatccaaactgcaccgcgaacacccctaattCGTATTACCATTTGGTAATATCTCGGGTACATTTAACTAAGTTGATAGCCAAGActagttaaataatttgacaagTTTGAGTAAAATTTTTACCTTACTATTTTTACATGGAGGAATAATTgagagttttaatttattttttaaattacttttaaatatttaaatgataaaaaattattataatattaaaaaaattaattttgatgtattcatATGTTTAAAAATGAGTTATTTTCAACATTACATGATTAGTTGTTTgaataaaattgaataataaaaaatgattcaatctaaataaaatagtttgaattaaattgaatcaacaaattcaaattcaaattgatataatataatataatattttaatcagTTGagtaaaattgaattgaattaaataaaaatcaatttaatattatttaaactgtaataatatattaattttatcttttaaattgatttaaatGGTTTTGCAAGTATGATtttatttagttaatatatagaaaaataaccaaaatgcactcaaattttgttattaacaaaaatgtcttcaaataatttaaaaatgcgaCAAAAATgctcaatattaaatatgtattctcAAAAGAtactttagagattgaattttgatatgaTTTTTTGTAAGCATAATTAGAAAATTGAgacatttttatctttaaaatttggtgatttttcgctaagtatatatattttttgtgattttttgtcaacaaccaataatacttttaaaaatcacaaaaaattatataattagcaaaaaattatcaaattttaaaaataaaaatattttaattttttgaccaTGATtacaaaaaattacatcaaaattcaaactCCAAagcattttttgagaaat
This window harbors:
- the LOC112776364 gene encoding protein transport protein Sec61 subunit gamma — protein: MDAIDSVFDPLREFAKDSVRLVKRCHKPDRKEFSKVAVRTAIGFVVMGFVGFFVKLIFIPINNIIVGSG